The Rhodothermaceae bacterium genome includes a region encoding these proteins:
- a CDS encoding aspartate aminotransferase family protein, with protein MKADIAPHLAWTSDHPLGYEVERAEGPFLFLTNGRRLIDFISGIAVSSLGHRHPKVLEAIRDQLKKHLHVMVYGELIQAPQVQFSNQLADILPPSLDCVYFTMSGTEANEGALKLAKKYTGRSRMVAFEQSYHGDSHGSLSVTGRNIYQDPFRPLLPGITFLPFGDFEALTAIDDQVACVIAEPIQGEGGMRVPPPGWFKALRSRCSDVEALLILDEIQTGFGRTGHLFAFEHEEIVPDILTLAKAMGGGMPLGAFVSSAEIMDSLRRDPPLSHVTTFGGHPVSCAAASAALQVMLDEKLAERAVWVGKRIRSKLRDAPMANLRGTGAMLGLDLPSSSIAEQVVKTCMNHGVLLGWTLHSGTVIRLAPPLNIPEEVLDEALDVISSALGQAHAERSA; from the coding sequence ATGAAAGCGGATATTGCTCCCCACCTTGCTTGGACCAGTGACCACCCCCTCGGCTATGAAGTGGAGCGGGCAGAGGGACCGTTCCTGTTTCTGACGAACGGACGCCGACTGATTGACTTCATCAGCGGGATTGCCGTCTCTTCCCTGGGACATCGACACCCGAAGGTCTTGGAGGCCATTCGAGACCAACTTAAAAAACATCTCCATGTCATGGTTTATGGCGAGTTGATCCAAGCACCACAAGTACAGTTTTCCAATCAACTCGCTGATATACTTCCACCCTCGCTTGACTGCGTCTACTTCACCATGTCGGGAACCGAGGCGAACGAAGGAGCCCTCAAACTGGCCAAGAAGTATACTGGCCGCAGTCGGATGGTTGCCTTTGAACAATCATATCACGGTGACTCTCATGGCTCATTGAGCGTTACTGGACGGAATATTTACCAAGACCCATTTCGACCCTTGCTTCCAGGAATCACCTTCCTGCCCTTTGGGGACTTTGAAGCCCTGACTGCAATTGATGATCAGGTTGCGTGCGTAATTGCGGAACCGATCCAGGGCGAAGGTGGAATGCGAGTCCCTCCACCAGGCTGGTTCAAAGCCTTGCGCTCCAGATGCAGTGATGTGGAAGCCCTCTTGATTCTGGACGAAATCCAGACCGGTTTTGGCCGGACTGGTCATCTATTTGCGTTTGAGCATGAAGAGATTGTGCCAGATATTCTGACCCTGGCCAAAGCAATGGGAGGGGGAATGCCACTGGGTGCTTTCGTCTCCAGTGCTGAAATAATGGACTCGCTTAGACGCGATCCACCACTCAGCCATGTGACGACCTTTGGTGGTCATCCGGTATCGTGCGCAGCTGCCAGCGCCGCGCTACAGGTGATGCTGGATGAAAAACTGGCGGAGCGTGCAGTATGGGTGGGCAAGCGGATACGGTCTAAACTCAGGGATGCGCCCATGGCAAATCTGCGTGGTACAGGGGCCATGCTTGGTTTGGATCTGCCAAGTTCGTCAATCGCTGAACAGGTCGTGAAAACCTGTATGAATCATGGAGTGCTTCTGGGCTGGACACTCCACTCTGGGACCGTCATCCGACTCGCTCCCCCTCTCAATATCCCCGAAGAAGTCCTAGACGAGGCCTTGGACGTGATCTCCAGTGCACTTGGCCAGGCACACGCCGAACGTAGCGCATAG
- the uvrA gene encoding excinuclease ABC subunit A, producing MPHLSPRDYITVRGARQHNLKGFDLTLPKRRLVVVTGPSGSGKSSLAFDTIFAEGQRRYMESLSSYARQFLERMDKPDVDFITGLAPAIAIEQRMLSKNPRSTVATQTEIYDHLRMLYAQIGKIVSPISGNVVTRDTPRSVANTLRTSLPDGTRFYLTFPTRNSDSSSPPLNVLLERGFHRLLYVSEGEKINLFDLTKSGADDLPVPLNLTWVLLDRLMTRKDDEKVTSRIADSVELAFREGHGDCSVFVPSKTSRDLLESRLDFCKWLELDGITFSKPHPKMFSFTSPLGACPSCNGYGRSKGVDRDLVVPDPKLSLVEGALKPFEGSRWGEFRDGMLRCAKKMRIDTQVPYESLPEEHKHVLWHGDGFSYKGVFGFFRYLQRNTYSKTHRFHNARFMGFGDCIQCNGARLCQDALYVQVGGKHLGQVVEMTIQEAKEFFDHLELSRYDQEAAEILLHEIRKRLRFLIDVGLEYITLGRLSETLSGGESQRIRLATALGSALVGALYVLDEPTIGLHPRDTLRLVAILKRMRDLGNTVIVVEHDPDVIRSADHIVDLGPESGNRGGELIFQGPISEMLEHENSRTGAYLSGNESIPVPEKRRKPDWTRVAEVKGANLHNLKNLDVKFPLELITCVTGVSGSGKSTLVQEILYRGLKDTLSPEFANPDSLPCTSLRVHKSIKSVQIVDQSPIGRSSRSNPVTYVKAFDIIRHLFSQTSQSKLHNYQPGFFSFNIPGGRCSECDGEGAVTVEMQFLADLHLPCEECNGTRYSDEALHVLYKGKNIHEVLNLSIDQALEFFGDNARLCRLLSPLQTVGLGYLKLGQPAPTLSGGEAQRIKLASCLVQQPNHHVFYIFDEPTTGLHFVDVQKLIHAFEQLVEAKHTVVIIEHNLDTLKCADHIIDLGPEGGSNGGRIVASGTPEEVIRVPESHTGRFLAPLLELKKVPA from the coding sequence ATGCCTCATTTGAGTCCCCGCGATTACATCACGGTCCGGGGGGCCCGTCAGCATAACTTAAAGGGCTTTGATTTGACCTTGCCGAAGCGCCGCCTCGTGGTCGTAACCGGTCCCTCCGGTTCTGGTAAGTCAAGCTTGGCCTTTGACACTATTTTTGCAGAGGGCCAGAGACGTTACATGGAGAGCTTGAGCTCCTATGCGCGCCAATTTCTGGAGCGAATGGATAAGCCCGATGTGGATTTTATTACGGGGCTCGCGCCAGCCATCGCCATCGAGCAACGCATGCTCTCGAAAAACCCGCGTTCAACGGTAGCCACACAAACGGAAATCTATGACCATCTCCGTATGCTCTATGCCCAAATCGGCAAGATCGTTTCTCCGATCAGTGGGAATGTGGTCACCCGGGATACCCCTCGTTCCGTTGCCAATACCCTTCGGACCAGCTTACCTGACGGCACGCGATTCTATTTGACCTTTCCCACTCGAAATAGTGACTCCAGTTCTCCCCCTTTGAATGTCCTCCTAGAGAGAGGCTTCCATCGACTGCTTTATGTCTCCGAGGGAGAAAAGATTAACCTGTTTGATCTGACGAAGTCGGGGGCTGATGATCTTCCGGTCCCGTTAAATTTGACTTGGGTGCTACTTGACCGCCTAATGACCCGGAAAGATGACGAGAAGGTGACAAGCCGCATTGCCGACTCGGTTGAGTTGGCGTTTCGCGAGGGGCATGGGGACTGCTCTGTCTTTGTCCCTTCGAAGACCTCACGGGATCTTCTCGAATCCAGACTGGATTTCTGCAAGTGGCTCGAATTGGACGGGATAACTTTTTCGAAGCCACATCCGAAGATGTTCTCCTTTACCAGCCCCTTGGGTGCTTGCCCCTCTTGTAACGGGTATGGCCGATCGAAGGGAGTGGACCGGGACCTGGTTGTCCCCGATCCAAAGCTGTCTCTCGTTGAAGGAGCCCTAAAGCCATTTGAAGGATCTCGCTGGGGTGAATTCAGAGACGGCATGCTTCGGTGTGCAAAGAAGATGAGGATCGATACTCAGGTGCCGTACGAGAGCCTTCCCGAAGAACATAAGCATGTTTTATGGCATGGGGATGGATTCTCCTACAAGGGGGTTTTTGGTTTCTTCCGGTATCTGCAACGGAATACCTACAGCAAAACACATCGCTTTCACAATGCCCGGTTTATGGGCTTCGGTGATTGTATTCAGTGCAACGGAGCACGTCTTTGTCAGGATGCCTTGTATGTGCAGGTTGGTGGCAAACATCTTGGTCAGGTGGTTGAGATGACGATACAGGAGGCCAAAGAGTTTTTTGATCATCTCGAACTTTCCCGCTATGATCAGGAGGCCGCCGAGATCCTGCTCCACGAAATCCGCAAACGTCTCCGCTTCCTGATTGATGTTGGTCTTGAGTACATCACCCTGGGGCGACTATCCGAGACGCTCAGCGGGGGAGAGAGTCAACGAATCCGCTTAGCCACAGCGCTCGGAAGCGCTCTCGTTGGAGCCCTTTATGTCCTTGATGAGCCCACGATTGGGCTCCATCCAAGAGATACGTTGCGGCTGGTGGCGATTCTCAAGCGCATGCGTGATTTGGGCAACACCGTGATCGTCGTTGAGCACGACCCGGATGTGATCCGCAGCGCAGATCATATCGTTGACCTGGGACCTGAATCGGGAAACCGGGGAGGCGAATTGATCTTCCAGGGCCCAATCAGCGAAATGCTTGAGCACGAAAATTCAAGGACCGGTGCTTACCTCAGCGGGAATGAATCGATTCCCGTTCCCGAAAAACGCCGCAAACCTGATTGGACTCGTGTCGCTGAAGTTAAGGGGGCAAACCTCCACAATCTGAAAAACCTTGATGTAAAATTCCCCCTGGAACTGATTACCTGTGTGACTGGAGTCAGCGGCTCAGGTAAATCCACGCTGGTCCAGGAAATTTTATACAGGGGGTTAAAAGACACGCTTAGCCCCGAATTTGCTAACCCGGACTCTCTTCCTTGTACGTCACTGAGAGTTCACAAAAGTATCAAGTCAGTCCAGATTGTTGACCAATCACCGATCGGGCGATCTTCACGCTCGAACCCGGTGACTTACGTGAAGGCATTTGACATCATCCGGCACCTTTTTTCGCAAACCTCCCAATCAAAACTACACAACTATCAACCCGGTTTTTTTTCGTTCAATATCCCAGGAGGTCGCTGTTCCGAATGCGATGGTGAAGGAGCGGTCACTGTGGAAATGCAGTTCCTGGCCGATCTCCATCTTCCCTGCGAAGAATGTAACGGTACCCGTTACAGCGACGAAGCACTGCATGTGCTCTACAAGGGAAAGAATATCCACGAGGTGCTCAACCTGTCTATCGATCAGGCGCTAGAGTTTTTTGGTGACAATGCCCGCCTATGTCGGCTGCTTTCGCCGCTGCAGACCGTTGGACTCGGCTATCTGAAGTTAGGACAACCTGCGCCCACATTGTCTGGCGGGGAGGCACAGCGAATTAAGTTGGCGAGTTGCCTGGTTCAGCAACCGAATCACCATGTCTTTTACATATTTGACGAGCCGACAACCGGATTACATTTTGTAGACGTGCAGAAGTTGATCCATGCGTTTGAGCAACTCGTTGAAGCAAAACACACGGTTGTCATCATAGAACACAACCTGGATACGCTCAAATGTGCCGACCATATCATTGACCTAGGACCCGAGGGCGGCTCAAATGGTGGGCGCATTGTTGCCTCCGGGACTCCAGAAGAGGTCATCCGTGTTCCTGAAAGTCATACTGGGCGTTTTCTGGCTCCTTTGCTGGAACTAAAAAAGGTGCCCGCCTGA
- a CDS encoding SDR family NAD(P)-dependent oxidoreductase — protein MNLRNKIAVVTGASSGLGSEFARHLGSQGSRVYGLARRLNRLKSLEAEIGSEFRPVECDVTDEASVRDAFSGLDRVDILINNAGLGRFAPIDVQSQEDWTIQMDTNLTGVYLCTRAAVPLMKAQNQQTGFGGHIVNIASVAGLVGNANLSAYNATKFGLRGFSEATMKELRGDGIKVTSICPGSVATEFGRVAGSSGAPNPMQPEDIASTVIHVLQSPDNYLISEVVMRPLRPRG, from the coding sequence ATGAATCTACGTAATAAAATCGCCGTTGTGACCGGTGCCAGCAGTGGACTCGGAAGCGAGTTCGCCCGGCATCTGGGGAGTCAAGGCAGTAGAGTGTATGGACTTGCACGCAGGTTGAACCGTCTGAAATCGCTGGAGGCAGAAATAGGTTCAGAATTCAGGCCTGTCGAATGTGATGTGACGGATGAAGCCTCGGTGAGAGATGCGTTTTCAGGGTTGGATCGTGTAGATATTCTAATCAATAATGCAGGACTTGGACGTTTTGCACCGATTGATGTCCAGTCGCAAGAGGATTGGACGATTCAAATGGATACGAACTTGACGGGCGTGTATCTTTGTACACGTGCGGCAGTTCCACTCATGAAGGCACAGAATCAGCAGACAGGATTTGGAGGGCATATTGTTAATATTGCATCGGTTGCCGGCTTGGTTGGAAACGCAAATTTGAGTGCATACAATGCGACAAAATTCGGCCTCCGTGGCTTTAGTGAGGCAACGATGAAAGAACTGCGCGGCGATGGCATCAAAGTCACCTCTATCTGCCCGGGCAGTGTAGCGACGGAATTTGGTCGTGTTGCAGGCTCTTCAGGTGCGCCGAACCCCATGCAACCGGAGGATATTGCGTCCACTGTGATTCACGTCCTTCAATCGCCGGACAATTATTTGATTTCCGAGGTCGTCATGCGACCTCTTCGACCACGCGGATAA
- the hflX gene encoding GTPase HflX, translated as MGRKLHITGEPHKETVLLVGAVYAKGSGDDSLDELAQLAETAGASVAGRVKQVLQRPNPATYIGSGKVEEIAEIVQNEKINTVLFDDELSPNQVRNLERLIGCKLIDRPQLILDIFAKRAKTAIAKTQVELAQLDYLRTRLTRQWTHLSRQQGGIGTRGPGETQIETDRRLIGQRMATLRERLKRIDQQRRTQRRRRAKYCRIALVGYTNAGKSTLMNALSQSGVFAEDRLFATLDATTRQWPLSSSTTVLLSDTVGFIRKLPHKLIESFKSTLDEVRQSDVLLHVVSTAHPGFENQMTVVRQTLQEIGALEIPTLLVFNKIDALEAPSEILPALKRDYPEAIPIAALRGIGLNTLTSRVEDMVRGTQVEDSALIPVTDGRTLAEIRRLGEVLGQELVQVSSNGELASEEALHVRFRITNDKSDELMRLLAPHRGLKRLPGEA; from the coding sequence ATGGGACGAAAACTACACATTACGGGTGAGCCGCATAAGGAGACGGTCCTACTGGTAGGCGCGGTGTACGCAAAAGGCAGTGGGGACGACTCTCTTGATGAGTTGGCACAATTGGCGGAAACGGCTGGCGCATCCGTAGCTGGTCGCGTGAAGCAGGTCCTGCAAAGACCGAATCCAGCGACCTATATCGGCTCGGGAAAAGTCGAAGAGATTGCAGAGATCGTGCAAAACGAAAAAATCAATACCGTATTGTTTGATGATGAGTTGAGCCCAAACCAGGTCCGAAACCTCGAGCGGTTAATTGGTTGTAAGCTCATTGACCGACCCCAACTCATTTTGGATATTTTTGCAAAGCGTGCAAAAACGGCAATAGCTAAAACCCAAGTCGAACTGGCACAACTGGATTATCTGCGTACACGGTTGACAAGGCAGTGGACACACCTCTCAAGGCAACAGGGAGGGATCGGGACACGAGGCCCTGGAGAGACCCAGATTGAAACGGACCGCAGACTGATCGGGCAGCGTATGGCGACGCTCCGCGAACGCCTGAAGCGAATAGATCAGCAGCGCAGAACGCAAAGAAGACGAAGAGCAAAATATTGCAGAATCGCTCTTGTAGGCTACACGAATGCAGGAAAATCCACCCTGATGAACGCCCTTTCTCAGAGTGGAGTCTTCGCAGAGGATCGGCTTTTTGCAACCCTGGATGCAACCACGCGTCAGTGGCCACTCTCCAGTTCAACAACAGTATTGCTCTCGGATACCGTTGGATTCATCCGTAAACTGCCACACAAACTGATTGAGAGCTTCAAGAGCACACTTGACGAAGTGCGCCAAAGTGATGTGTTGCTTCATGTGGTCAGTACTGCACATCCAGGTTTTGAAAATCAGATGACAGTTGTGCGCCAGACGCTGCAGGAAATCGGTGCTCTGGAGATCCCTACCCTGCTGGTTTTTAACAAGATTGATGCGCTGGAAGCGCCCTCGGAAATCTTGCCTGCTTTGAAACGTGATTACCCGGAAGCAATCCCGATCGCTGCTTTACGCGGAATCGGCCTGAATACCCTGACCAGTCGTGTTGAAGACATGGTTCGGGGAACACAGGTTGAGGACTCCGCCTTGATCCCGGTCACCGATGGTCGCACTTTGGCAGAGATTCGGCGACTAGGCGAGGTGCTCGGTCAGGAACTGGTCCAGGTGAGCAGCAATGGGGAGCTCGCTAGCGAAGAGGCGCTTCATGTGCGTTTCCGTATTACAAATGACAAGTCGGACGAGCTTATGCGCCTGCTTGCACCCCACAGAGGATTGAAGCGGCTCCCCGGGGAGGCCTGA
- a CDS encoding glycosyltransferase family 2 protein, which produces MLDVGIVVPVYEETASIASLANEIRFSCEEAGLTFEVWLIDDGSGDDSWTEILRQCDADKRFNGIQLRRNYGKSAALAAGFEYVSARVVITMDADLQDDPSEIPSLVAAVDAGQDLVSGWKKVRKDPWTKTLPSRFFNLVTRIVSGIALHDFNCGLKAYRLEVVKSMKIYGEMHRYMPLLAKWEGFTQISEQRVNHRSRQHGRSKFGFERYVRGCLDLMTVMFLTRFGARPMHFFGSMGLLAFLGGFVISLWITVDKFVYDNPVGDRPSLLLGVLLIMVGVQFMCTGFLGDLILRGRMKENQPYEITEVVTGSD; this is translated from the coding sequence ATGTTGGATGTCGGCATTGTTGTTCCTGTCTATGAAGAGACTGCCTCCATTGCATCTCTCGCCAATGAGATCCGGTTCAGTTGTGAAGAGGCCGGATTGACCTTTGAGGTCTGGTTAATAGACGACGGCTCCGGTGACGATTCCTGGACTGAAATCCTTCGTCAGTGCGATGCGGACAAACGCTTCAATGGGATTCAGCTCCGACGCAACTATGGAAAAAGTGCGGCACTTGCAGCCGGGTTTGAGTATGTGAGCGCACGCGTTGTGATCACAATGGATGCGGACCTGCAGGACGATCCGAGCGAAATCCCATCACTGGTAGCCGCGGTGGACGCAGGACAGGATCTGGTTAGTGGTTGGAAAAAAGTTCGAAAAGACCCTTGGACCAAAACCCTCCCCAGTCGCTTCTTCAACCTTGTCACCCGGATTGTGTCAGGGATTGCGCTGCATGACTTTAATTGTGGCCTGAAAGCATACCGGCTTGAAGTCGTCAAATCAATGAAGATCTACGGGGAGATGCACCGGTACATGCCACTGTTGGCCAAATGGGAGGGCTTCACCCAGATTAGTGAGCAGCGGGTAAATCATCGGAGCCGCCAGCATGGACGGTCAAAATTCGGGTTTGAGCGTTATGTCCGAGGCTGCTTGGATCTCATGACGGTGATGTTTCTGACCCGTTTTGGTGCCCGTCCCATGCATTTTTTCGGGTCGATGGGGTTGTTGGCCTTTCTGGGGGGCTTTGTAATCAGTTTATGGATCACGGTTGATAAGTTTGTTTACGATAACCCAGTGGGTGATCGCCCTTCCCTTTTGCTCGGTGTATTGCTCATTATGGTGGGGGTTCAGTTCATGTGCACAGGATTTTTGGGGGATCTCATTTTGCGCGGGCGCATGAAGGAAAACCAGCCGTACGAGATTACTGAGGTTGTAACAGGATCTGATTGA
- the gyrB gene encoding DNA topoisomerase (ATP-hydrolyzing) subunit B — protein MKKSEYSAGNIQVLDGLEAVRKRPAMYIGDVNLRGLHHLVYEVVDNAIDEALVGHCDHIEVRICKDGSIEVRDNGRGIPVGMHPEQQRPALEVVMTVLHAGGKFDDKTYKVSGGLHGVGLSCVNALSHRLQASVYRDGYLWEQSYECGQPVADMKKVRPMKSDETTGTRIRFWPDKSIFLDCDFRFDTISKRLRELAYLNAKVKINLEDLRPGRQDREEYYFEGGLREFVEYLDESRTPIHNEVICFRDDAGTVEIAMRYNSGFSSNVLSFVNNIHTHEGGTHISGFRTALTRTLKSSAERNNLFKNFKGDLTGDDFREGLTAVLSVKVADPQFEGQTKTKLGNSEVMGQVQSVVGEKLDHWLEDHPKELKLIVDKVVIAATARQAARQARALVQRKNAFASGGLPGKLADCSSRKPEEGELYLVEGDSAGGSAKQARDRHFQAILPLRGKILNVEKARLDRVLENEEIRNIITALGTGIAVSEEDFDLEKLRYHKILLMTDADIDGAHIRTLLLTFFYRHLCPLIESGRVFIALPPLYKAKQGKKEEYCWSDEALRKAVEQMQENGSGKVVIQRYKGLGEMNPRQLWDTTMDPKMRQLKRVTIEDAVHADRIFSTLMGDQVEPRRRFIERNARYATLDV, from the coding sequence ATGAAGAAATCAGAATATAGTGCTGGAAATATCCAGGTCCTTGACGGCTTGGAGGCGGTGCGTAAGCGCCCCGCCATGTATATCGGGGATGTCAATCTCCGCGGACTTCATCACCTGGTTTATGAAGTCGTTGACAATGCGATCGATGAAGCACTGGTGGGGCACTGCGATCATATAGAGGTTCGTATCTGCAAGGATGGATCAATTGAAGTCAGGGATAATGGCCGGGGAATCCCGGTCGGGATGCACCCGGAGCAGCAAAGGCCAGCACTGGAAGTCGTGATGACGGTGCTGCATGCCGGCGGCAAATTCGATGACAAGACCTACAAAGTGTCCGGGGGACTTCATGGTGTTGGACTTTCCTGTGTGAATGCACTCTCGCATCGTTTACAGGCAAGTGTATACAGAGATGGATACCTGTGGGAGCAGTCCTATGAGTGCGGTCAGCCAGTCGCTGACATGAAAAAGGTTCGCCCCATGAAGTCTGACGAGACCACGGGGACCAGAATACGGTTCTGGCCAGATAAGAGCATTTTTCTTGATTGTGATTTTCGGTTTGATACGATCAGTAAGCGTCTTCGTGAGCTTGCATACCTGAATGCCAAAGTAAAAATCAACCTAGAGGATCTTCGTCCAGGTCGACAGGATCGTGAAGAGTACTACTTTGAGGGAGGCCTGCGGGAGTTCGTAGAATACTTGGATGAGTCACGTACACCGATTCATAATGAGGTCATCTGCTTTCGGGATGATGCGGGGACCGTTGAAATTGCCATGCGCTATAACTCGGGATTTTCCTCGAATGTGCTGTCATTTGTAAACAACATCCATACGCATGAAGGGGGCACGCACATTTCGGGATTCAGGACGGCATTGACCCGAACACTGAAGAGCAGCGCTGAGCGGAACAATCTGTTCAAGAATTTTAAGGGCGACCTGACGGGAGATGATTTTCGTGAGGGGCTTACGGCAGTGCTTTCTGTAAAAGTGGCTGATCCGCAGTTCGAAGGACAAACGAAGACGAAACTGGGCAACTCTGAGGTAATGGGGCAGGTGCAGAGTGTTGTAGGCGAAAAGTTGGATCACTGGCTGGAAGATCACCCCAAGGAGTTGAAGTTGATCGTAGACAAAGTGGTGATCGCAGCCACGGCCCGGCAAGCGGCCCGGCAGGCCCGTGCATTGGTTCAGCGAAAAAACGCATTCGCTTCTGGCGGACTGCCAGGAAAGCTCGCTGACTGCTCTTCGCGGAAGCCGGAAGAAGGTGAGCTCTATTTGGTAGAGGGGGATTCAGCAGGTGGCTCCGCCAAACAGGCGCGTGATCGGCACTTCCAGGCAATCCTGCCACTGAGAGGCAAGATTCTCAATGTTGAAAAGGCCCGGTTGGATCGAGTGTTGGAGAACGAGGAGATCCGAAATATTATCACGGCCCTGGGAACGGGGATTGCAGTCTCCGAAGAGGATTTTGACCTTGAGAAGCTACGTTACCACAAGATCCTGCTCATGACAGATGCAGATATAGATGGTGCGCATATTCGGACGCTTCTTTTAACCTTCTTCTATCGCCATCTTTGTCCTCTGATTGAGAGTGGACGGGTTTTTATTGCACTGCCACCGCTCTACAAAGCGAAGCAGGGGAAAAAGGAGGAATACTGCTGGTCCGACGAGGCCCTCCGTAAAGCGGTAGAGCAGATGCAGGAAAATGGCAGCGGTAAAGTGGTCATCCAACGCTACAAGGGACTCGGGGAAATGAATCCAAGACAGCTCTGGGACACAACCATGGATCCCAAAATGCGCCAGTTGAAGCGTGTGACGATTGAGGATGCAGTACATGCTGATCGGATTTTCTCGACGCTGATGGGAGACCAGGTAGAGCCCCGCCGCCGGTTCATTGAGCGCAATGCACGCTACGCTACACTGGATGTATAG
- a CDS encoding glycosyltransferase family 1 protein: protein MSPFTDVSVHAPVAGRRIALFAGAYNHISDGVALTLNRLVRYLEGRGAKVLIFAPTTNKPPALSHNGTLISVPSIPVPGRSDYRLSVGISRKGWSRLEAFEPDLVHIATPDYAGAQALKWARSRQVPVVSSFHTHFTAYLKYFAEYNPLYRMDFLEDTAWRYGRWFYSQVEHIYVPSPSIGDMLRSNGITNGIRVWARGVDPKRFSPDHRSQKWRFAQGFENDDVVVSYVGRLVWEKNLAVFADVLENLSAAGIAHKGLIVGDGPAQDTLKGRLKDTVFTGPLEGKELATAYASGDVFLFPSDTETFGNVTLEAMASGLPTVCANASGSDLLVLDGKTGYLAPPRDTSAFLECVTRLISDHQLRETLGRAARERAMAFEWTNIMGHLASYYQEIWREFPGKHGNALATSGSGRRIRKAVA from the coding sequence ATGTCACCATTTACGGATGTGTCTGTTCATGCACCGGTAGCCGGAAGGCGAATTGCATTATTCGCGGGTGCCTATAACCATATTTCGGATGGTGTTGCGCTGACGCTCAACCGCCTAGTTCGTTATCTGGAGGGTCGCGGTGCCAAAGTGCTTATTTTTGCTCCAACCACCAACAAGCCGCCCGCTCTTTCTCACAACGGTACGCTGATTTCGGTACCGTCCATTCCGGTTCCTGGCCGAAGTGACTATCGCCTGAGTGTTGGCATTTCCAGAAAGGGATGGTCCCGCCTGGAAGCATTTGAGCCGGACTTGGTTCACATTGCTACTCCGGACTACGCTGGTGCACAGGCGCTAAAATGGGCAAGGTCCCGTCAGGTCCCCGTCGTATCCTCGTTTCACACACACTTCACCGCCTACCTGAAATACTTTGCAGAGTATAATCCACTCTACCGTATGGATTTCCTGGAGGATACAGCATGGCGGTATGGACGCTGGTTCTACTCTCAGGTTGAGCATATCTACGTTCCTTCCCCCAGCATTGGCGACATGTTGCGTTCCAATGGAATCACAAATGGAATCCGGGTATGGGCACGAGGCGTAGATCCAAAGCGGTTTTCTCCTGATCACCGAAGTCAAAAATGGCGCTTCGCTCAAGGCTTTGAGAATGACGACGTAGTGGTTTCCTACGTCGGGCGGCTTGTGTGGGAGAAAAATCTAGCTGTTTTTGCCGACGTGCTTGAAAATCTGAGTGCGGCAGGAATTGCACATAAGGGCCTGATCGTCGGTGACGGCCCGGCACAGGATACACTCAAGGGGCGTCTCAAAGATACGGTGTTTACTGGCCCTCTGGAGGGAAAAGAACTTGCCACTGCATATGCGTCCGGTGATGTCTTCCTGTTCCCCAGCGACACGGAAACCTTTGGCAACGTAACCCTGGAAGCCATGGCTTCGGGTCTTCCGACGGTATGCGCCAACGCAAGTGGTAGTGACCTTCTCGTCCTTGATGGCAAAACTGGCTATCTGGCTCCCCCACGGGATACTTCGGCGTTTCTTGAATGCGTAACCCGGCTTATCTCTGATCATCAGCTCCGGGAAACGTTGGGCAGAGCGGCCCGCGAGCGGGCGATGGCTTTCGAGTGGACCAATATTATGGGCCACCTAGCCAGCTACTATCAAGAGATCTGGCGGGAATTCCCCGGAAAGCATGGTAATGCTCTTGCCACATCCGGATCTGGACGACGCATTCGGAAAGCGGTTGCTTAG